The Rhodothermales bacterium genome includes a region encoding these proteins:
- a CDS encoding TonB-dependent receptor — MRLLLVLGFALLLAPGALAQNWGRIEGRVTQQTGGAPIPGATVVVDGTQFGTAAESDGAYALRLPTGRYALRITAIGFQARTDSVTVLKDRATRLDIALAETDIELEGVQVEGSAVAEDAGVFTIDPKTAQDIPSPLNDGLRAIKVLPGVTSNNETSYQYSVRGGGYNENLYFIDGFEVYTPFRTKQGEQEGLGIVNLDMTDRLTLYAGGFPARYGGKLASALDVAYIRPGGAEGNTVDGSGYVSTLDAGGSVKVGTLGGKLGVAVAGRAARAQGFFGSQELKGEYDPEFNDVQTTLTYRIAEGHEIQGLGLLLANRFRLQPTRRRTFFGTFQDLRSISFGYTGQEEDGYDLTFGGVRLLNRVSSAFRVEHDVSYFDVEEFERVDIRGAVGLFRIDNPFEDPDDPTNLIQTGAATQQDTTNNTVRVTTLSGGGRYRLSLGRHAAEAGWSARRLDFSDDLFEVSYVSGRGLDGNPTQVALDSLNGDAAFNESQVALYVQDAVDVLPQSGRLVVTGGVRGDYFSFNDEWTVSPRLSARYVWDEFTTVTAAGGVYHQAPTYRELRGEPIYDSTTVGSNNIILGTLNRDIKSQRAVQVIAGVERFFPSIRFYGRAEAYYKDLSNLITYNVDNVRTVYSGENNAEGYAFGFDLQLRGEFVPGLESWLNYGFLKTSEEFLTPTPGVNGAVPRPTDRRHNVALFVQDYVPNSTSWKVHLRALFGTGTPYTPPEPGQIIGGVTLRVPGDRNSGRYPEYRRVDMGITKEAVLAQRAPTGNPVRLELTGEILNVFDMTNTISYSYVEDATGIWQRIPTRLTPRTVNVRMRLNF, encoded by the coding sequence ATGCGTCTCCTTCTCGTTCTCGGCTTCGCGCTCCTCCTCGCCCCCGGCGCTCTCGCGCAGAACTGGGGCCGGATCGAAGGCCGCGTCACCCAGCAGACCGGCGGCGCCCCGATCCCCGGTGCCACCGTCGTCGTCGACGGAACGCAGTTCGGGACGGCGGCCGAGAGCGACGGGGCGTATGCCCTCCGGCTCCCGACCGGCCGCTACGCCCTCCGCATCACGGCCATCGGCTTCCAGGCGCGGACCGACTCCGTGACCGTCCTCAAAGACCGGGCGACACGGCTCGACATCGCCCTCGCCGAGACCGACATCGAGCTCGAAGGCGTGCAGGTCGAGGGCTCGGCCGTGGCCGAGGATGCGGGCGTGTTCACGATCGACCCGAAGACGGCGCAGGACATTCCCTCTCCGCTCAACGACGGGCTCCGCGCCATCAAAGTCCTGCCGGGCGTGACGAGCAACAACGAGACCTCGTACCAATACTCGGTGCGCGGCGGCGGCTACAACGAGAACCTCTACTTCATCGACGGCTTCGAGGTCTACACCCCGTTCCGCACGAAGCAGGGCGAGCAGGAGGGCCTCGGCATCGTCAACCTCGACATGACCGACCGGCTCACGCTCTACGCCGGCGGATTCCCGGCGCGCTACGGCGGCAAACTCGCCTCGGCGCTCGACGTGGCCTACATCCGGCCGGGCGGGGCCGAGGGCAACACCGTCGACGGCTCGGGCTACGTCTCGACGCTCGACGCGGGCGGGAGCGTGAAAGTGGGGACGCTCGGCGGCAAGCTCGGGGTGGCGGTGGCCGGGCGCGCGGCGCGGGCGCAGGGCTTCTTCGGCTCGCAGGAGTTGAAGGGTGAGTACGACCCCGAGTTCAACGACGTGCAGACGACGCTCACGTACCGCATCGCCGAGGGCCACGAGATCCAGGGCCTCGGCCTCCTCCTCGCCAACCGCTTCCGTCTGCAACCGACGCGACGGCGGACGTTCTTCGGCACCTTCCAGGACCTCCGCAGCATCTCGTTCGGGTACACCGGGCAGGAGGAGGACGGCTACGACCTCACCTTCGGCGGCGTCCGCCTGCTCAACCGGGTCTCGTCCGCGTTCCGCGTCGAGCACGACGTGTCGTACTTCGACGTCGAGGAGTTCGAGCGGGTCGACATCCGAGGCGCCGTCGGCCTCTTCCGTATCGACAACCCGTTCGAGGACCCGGACGACCCGACGAACCTGATCCAGACGGGGGCCGCCACGCAGCAGGACACGACGAACAACACCGTCCGCGTCACGACGCTCTCCGGCGGCGGGCGCTACCGCCTCTCGCTCGGCCGCCACGCCGCCGAGGCGGGCTGGAGCGCCCGTCGGCTCGACTTCAGCGACGACCTCTTCGAGGTGAGCTACGTCTCCGGGCGGGGCCTGGACGGTAATCCGACGCAGGTCGCGCTCGACAGCCTCAATGGCGACGCCGCGTTCAACGAGTCGCAGGTGGCGCTCTACGTGCAGGACGCGGTCGACGTGCTCCCGCAGTCGGGCCGCCTCGTCGTCACCGGCGGCGTGCGCGGCGACTACTTCTCGTTCAACGACGAGTGGACCGTCAGCCCCCGCCTCTCCGCCCGCTACGTCTGGGACGAGTTCACGACCGTCACGGCCGCCGGTGGCGTCTACCACCAGGCCCCGACCTACCGCGAGCTCCGCGGCGAGCCGATCTACGACAGCACGACGGTCGGGAGCAACAACATCATCCTCGGCACGCTCAACCGCGACATCAAGAGCCAGCGCGCCGTGCAGGTCATCGCCGGCGTCGAGCGGTTCTTCCCGAGCATCCGGTTCTACGGCCGCGCTGAGGCGTACTACAAAGACCTCTCGAACCTCATCACGTACAACGTCGACAACGTCCGCACGGTCTACTCCGGCGAGAACAACGCCGAGGGCTACGCCTTCGGCTTCGACCTCCAGCTCCGCGGCGAGTTCGTGCCCGGCCTCGAGAGCTGGCTGAACTACGGCTTCCTCAAGACGAGCGAGGAGTTCCTCACGCCGACGCCCGGCGTCAACGGCGCCGTGCCGCGCCCGACGGACCGGCGGCACAACGTCGCCCTCTTCGTGCAGGACTACGTCCCGAACAGCACGTCGTGGAAGGTTCACCTCCGGGCGCTCTTCGGGACCGGCACGCCGTACACCCCGCCCGAGCCCGGCCAGATCATCGGCGGCGTGACGCTCCGCGTGCCCGGCGACCGCAACTCCGGCCGCTACCCCGAATACCGCCGCGTCGACATGGGCATCACGAAGGAGGCCGTCCTCGCCCAGCGCGCCCCGACCGGCAACCCCGTCCGGCTGGAGCTGACGGGCGAGATCCTCAACGTGTTCGACATGACGAACACCATCTCGTACTCCTACGTCGAGGACGCCACCGGCATCTGGCAGCGCATCCCGACGCGGCTCACTCCGCGCACCGTCAACGTCCGTATGCGGCTGAACTTCTAA
- the proS gene encoding proline--tRNA ligase, which produces MADAITSQQDDYSQWYVDVVRAAGLAEYSPVRGSMIIPPNGYALWENMQRALDGMFKATGHQNAYFPLFIPQSFLAKEAAHVEGFAKECAIVTHYRLKTDENGDLVVDPDAKLDEPLIVRPTSETIIWDAYSRWIQSWRDLPILINQWANVVRWEMRTRLFLRTSEFLWQEGHTAHATEQEAIDEARQMLDVYATFAEDWMAMPVIKGAKTESERFPGAVDTFAIEALMQDGKALQAGTSHFLGQNFAKAFNCMFTNKDNEQEYVWATSWGVSTRLVGGLVMTHGDDQGLVLPPRLAPTQVVVVPIYRANKEDDKKAVMEVVERIERELRVAGVRVKVDAREEHRPGWKFHEYEVQGVPIRLAVGPRDVQNGQVELSRRDQGGKESVPLDTLAATVTDLLSQIQRGLFNKAASFRDSKTTKADSYDAFKDAIEQGGFVLAHWDGTAETEARIKEETKATIRVVPFEREDETGKDLLTGEPSDGRVLFARSY; this is translated from the coding sequence ATGGCAGACGCCATCACCTCCCAGCAAGACGACTATTCTCAGTGGTACGTGGACGTCGTCCGCGCTGCCGGCCTCGCCGAATACTCGCCGGTGCGCGGCTCGATGATCATCCCGCCCAACGGCTATGCCCTGTGGGAGAACATGCAGCGCGCGCTCGACGGGATGTTCAAGGCGACGGGGCACCAGAACGCCTACTTCCCCCTCTTCATCCCGCAGAGCTTCCTCGCGAAGGAGGCCGCCCACGTCGAGGGCTTCGCCAAGGAGTGCGCCATCGTCACGCACTACCGGCTGAAGACGGACGAGAACGGCGACCTCGTCGTCGACCCCGACGCCAAGCTCGACGAGCCGCTCATCGTCCGCCCGACGAGTGAGACGATCATCTGGGACGCCTACAGCCGGTGGATCCAGTCGTGGCGCGACCTCCCGATCCTCATCAATCAGTGGGCGAACGTGGTGCGCTGGGAGATGCGGACCCGGCTCTTCCTCCGCACGTCGGAGTTCCTGTGGCAGGAGGGCCACACCGCGCATGCGACCGAGCAGGAAGCCATCGACGAGGCCCGGCAGATGCTCGACGTCTACGCCACGTTTGCCGAGGACTGGATGGCGATGCCGGTCATCAAGGGAGCGAAGACCGAGAGCGAGCGTTTCCCCGGTGCCGTCGACACGTTCGCGATTGAGGCGCTGATGCAGGACGGGAAGGCGCTGCAGGCGGGCACCTCGCACTTCCTCGGGCAGAACTTCGCGAAGGCGTTCAACTGCATGTTCACGAATAAAGACAACGAGCAGGAGTATGTCTGGGCGACCTCGTGGGGCGTCTCGACGCGGCTCGTCGGCGGCCTCGTGATGACGCACGGCGACGACCAGGGCCTCGTCCTCCCGCCCCGCCTCGCCCCGACGCAGGTCGTCGTGGTGCCGATCTACCGGGCGAACAAAGAGGACGACAAAAAGGCCGTGATGGAGGTCGTGGAGCGAATCGAGCGTGAGCTGCGCGTCGCCGGCGTCCGCGTCAAAGTCGACGCCCGCGAGGAGCACCGGCCGGGGTGGAAGTTCCACGAGTACGAGGTGCAGGGCGTCCCGATCCGCCTCGCCGTCGGCCCGCGCGACGTGCAGAACGGCCAGGTCGAGCTCTCCCGCCGCGACCAGGGCGGGAAGGAGTCCGTCCCGCTCGACACGCTCGCCGCGACGGTGACGGACCTGCTCTCGCAGATCCAGCGCGGCCTCTTCAATAAGGCCGCGAGCTTCCGCGACAGCAAAACCACGAAGGCGGATTCGTACGACGCGTTCAAGGACGCGATCGAGCAGGGCGGCTTCGTGCTCGCCCACTGGGACGGCACCGCCGAGACCGAAGCCCGTATCAAGGAGGAGACGAAGGCCACGATCCGCGTAGTCCCCTTCGAGCGCGAGGACGAGACCGGGAAGGACCTCCTCACCGGCGAGCCGTCCGACGGCCGCGTCCTCTTCGCCCGATCGTATTGA
- the mltG gene encoding endolytic transglycosylase MltG — protein MKLLKRLFLAALVLGLLGAFAVYWLLFMPNTPDYDGYRGAKLPRGASFETVTDSLDSAGLLDSRMSFEWAATLTGWDRQLKPGYYRFETGATNFDVLDKIRKGRQDPVRVAVPPGTRPGVLAAVLRRDLDIDSTEFVDALRDPELAAELETDTTHLFGYMRPNSFDIYWTTDARGAVRRLKQEWDRFWTDDMQRKADALGLTRDEVLSLASIVEWEARRPEERPRIAAVYLNRLLGRTRSGRMRLQADPTVQYALMRSDGGRMRRLLFEDYKFSDPYNTYLIDGLPPGPINNPSESSVRAVLDAEDHDFLYFVAKGDGTHTFSRTLREHNNAANAFRDLMRERRREQQQQQQQQQQN, from the coding sequence ATGAAGCTCTTGAAACGCCTCTTCCTCGCCGCGCTCGTCCTCGGACTGCTCGGCGCCTTTGCCGTCTACTGGCTCCTCTTTATGCCGAACACCCCGGACTACGACGGCTACCGTGGGGCCAAGCTGCCGCGCGGGGCCTCGTTCGAGACCGTCACCGACTCGCTCGACAGCGCGGGCCTGCTCGACTCGCGGATGTCGTTCGAGTGGGCCGCGACGCTCACCGGCTGGGACCGTCAGCTCAAGCCGGGCTACTACCGCTTCGAGACGGGCGCAACCAACTTCGACGTGCTCGACAAAATCAGGAAAGGCCGGCAGGACCCGGTTCGCGTCGCCGTCCCACCCGGCACGCGCCCCGGCGTCCTCGCCGCCGTCCTCCGCCGCGACCTCGACATCGACTCAACCGAGTTCGTCGACGCCCTCCGCGATCCCGAACTCGCGGCCGAGCTCGAGACCGACACGACGCACCTCTTCGGGTATATGCGGCCCAACTCGTTCGACATCTACTGGACGACGGACGCGCGTGGCGCTGTCCGCCGGCTGAAGCAGGAGTGGGACCGATTCTGGACGGACGACATGCAGCGGAAGGCCGACGCCCTCGGACTCACGCGGGACGAAGTGCTCTCGCTCGCGTCGATCGTGGAGTGGGAGGCGCGGCGGCCGGAGGAGCGGCCCCGCATCGCCGCCGTCTACCTCAACCGGCTGCTCGGGCGCACGCGCTCCGGCCGGATGCGGCTGCAGGCCGACCCGACCGTGCAGTACGCCCTCATGCGGAGCGACGGCGGCCGGATGCGCCGCCTGCTCTTCGAGGACTACAAGTTCTCCGACCCCTACAACACGTACCTCATCGACGGCCTCCCGCCTGGCCCGATCAACAACCCGTCGGAGTCGTCCGTCCGCGCCGTGCTCGACGCGGAGGACCACGACTTCCTCTACTTCGTGGCGAAGGGCGACGGCACGCACACGTTCAGCCGCACGCTCCGCGAGCACAACAACGCCGCGAACGCCTTCCGCGACCTCATGCGAGAGCGCCGCCGCGAGCAGCAGCAGCAGCAGCAGCAGCAGCAGCAGAACTGA
- the pheA gene encoding chorismate mutase has product MWNAPLRRLDAPWPEPSAPPSEADLDPWRDRIDALDEALVHLLNERAVYAARIGQIKKMLGLPVYVPTREEDVLRNVLDANPGPLPATSVRRLYERIIDETRSLERRLHDDQ; this is encoded by the coding sequence TTGTGGAACGCTCCGCTCCGTCGCCTCGACGCGCCGTGGCCCGAGCCGTCGGCCCCGCCGTCGGAGGCCGACCTCGACCCGTGGCGGGACCGGATCGACGCGCTCGACGAGGCCCTCGTCCACCTCCTCAACGAGCGCGCCGTCTACGCGGCCCGCATCGGCCAAATCAAAAAGATGCTGGGGCTTCCGGTCTACGTCCCGACCCGCGAGGAAGACGTCCTCCGCAACGTCCTCGACGCCAACCCCGGCCCGCTCCCCGCAACGTCGGTGCGCCGCCTCTACGAGCGCATCATCGACGAAACACGCTCCCTCGAACGCCGCCTCCACGACGACCAATAG
- the tsaD gene encoding tRNA (adenosine(37)-N6)-threonylcarbamoyltransferase complex transferase subunit TsaD, translating into MLPTAPSSPLLLGIESSCDDTAAAVVAGGVLRSNVVSSQRVHAGFGGVVPELASRAHQRLIVPVVDAALAEAGVAKSDLDAVAVTYGPGLAGSLLVGLSFAKALALGLGIPLVGVNHLEGHLYSVFVEPPGPPFPYLCLTVSGGHTQLVVVRDGFQHEVLGSTRDDAAGEAFDKVAKMLGLGYPGGPVIDRLARDGDPTFQSFPRTRLGDYDFSFSGIKTSVLYYLNRFSDAERETVLTEHLGDIAASFQTAVVDVLVGAIRDAVRATGIRSVAVVGGVSANSQLRRDAAAAAETDGFDLFIPKPVYSVDNAAMVAVTGHFKWAAGVESPLTLSAAPNLAI; encoded by the coding sequence ATGCTTCCCACCGCTCCCTCCTCTCCCCTCCTCCTCGGCATCGAATCGTCGTGCGACGACACGGCGGCGGCGGTCGTCGCCGGGGGCGTGCTGCGCTCGAACGTGGTGTCGAGCCAACGCGTGCACGCGGGGTTCGGCGGCGTCGTGCCGGAGTTAGCGAGCCGGGCGCACCAGCGGCTGATCGTGCCCGTCGTGGACGCGGCGCTGGCCGAGGCGGGCGTGGCAAAGTCGGACCTCGACGCCGTCGCCGTGACGTACGGGCCGGGGCTCGCGGGCTCGCTCCTCGTCGGGCTCTCGTTCGCGAAAGCGCTCGCGCTCGGGCTCGGGATCCCGCTCGTTGGCGTGAACCACCTCGAAGGGCATCTCTACTCCGTGTTCGTCGAGCCGCCTGGCCCGCCGTTCCCGTACCTCTGCCTGACCGTCTCGGGCGGCCACACCCAGCTCGTCGTCGTCCGCGACGGATTCCAACACGAGGTCCTCGGCTCGACGCGCGACGACGCGGCGGGCGAGGCGTTCGACAAGGTGGCGAAGATGCTCGGGCTCGGCTACCCCGGTGGCCCCGTGATCGACCGGCTCGCGCGCGACGGCGACCCGACGTTCCAGTCCTTCCCCCGCACGCGGCTCGGCGACTACGACTTCTCGTTCAGCGGGATCAAAACGTCGGTGCTGTACTACCTCAACCGGTTCTCCGACGCCGAGCGCGAGACGGTGCTGACGGAGCACCTCGGCGACATCGCCGCGTCGTTCCAAACGGCCGTCGTGGACGTGCTCGTCGGCGCGATCCGCGACGCGGTGCGGGCGACGGGGATCCGCTCGGTCGCCGTCGTCGGCGGCGTCTCGGCCAACAGCCAGCTCCGCCGCGACGCGGCGGCGGCGGCCGAGACCGACGGCTTCGACCTTTTCATCCCGAAGCCGGTGTACTCCGTGGACAACGCGGCGATGGTCGCTGTGACGGGGCACTTCAAGTGGGCGGCGGGCGTGGAGAGCCCGCTCACCCTCTCCGCCGCGCCGAACCTCGCCATCTGA
- a CDS encoding T9SS type A sorting domain-containing protein: protein MSTLRYALALTALALLLPTAVPAQVLEYAQQTPFPQIGGPQNPRLALDGDENVFLTGRLPQDIPVDFDMSDGVAEVLFDNEYDTSGRSAFVAKYDADGVYQWAFGLSLDGTAFSLDIKGVGADAAGNVTIAGLFTTREVDDAPLPVDFDPGPGVTALAGTGDTNEDVGFVASYDADGNLRWAFELIAITTFQDLSSRDVGGHLEGLAVDADGNVYVTGEIFGRVVPEIGITTTVELDPLGGGFETTEMGGLVAKYTSDGTLAWAQTLVTAAGDEGAMSFAEGERLAVDAEGRVYASGEFSFGPIDFGGIVLNSGEDFDPDLYLVQYDADGAAQWAFPLGNEGARFINSEMKVSPDGGVLWTGYFRGTVDFDPGDGDATRTALTYPTGTSFDDVFAAYYDEDGALEWVRQVSGVFNQEVVNYYLDATAEGRAFLIGEASPAEQIEPPDGPLVGNGDAVETVLVEYTLAEGALETLYVTEDPPPNGDRSDVQIYGMDIVPSGKLYLLGLVTTLNNEIPYDFDYGGGETTLPIDGTGLFLARYDATMTPVAGEDGPAPASSFALSRPYPNPARQALVTLGIDAAQTVRIALFDVLGRRVRTLHDGPLAPGEHAVEIDGAGLPSGVYFVRAAGEGISRSVPVTLLR from the coding sequence ATGTCGACACTTCGCTACGCCCTCGCCCTGACGGCCCTCGCGCTGCTCCTCCCGACCGCCGTCCCCGCGCAGGTGCTCGAGTACGCCCAGCAGACGCCGTTCCCGCAGATAGGCGGGCCCCAGAATCCCCGCCTCGCCCTCGACGGCGACGAGAACGTCTTCCTCACCGGACGACTGCCCCAGGACATCCCCGTCGACTTCGACATGAGCGACGGCGTGGCCGAGGTCCTCTTCGATAACGAGTACGACACGTCGGGCCGCTCGGCGTTCGTGGCGAAGTACGACGCCGACGGCGTGTATCAGTGGGCCTTCGGGCTGTCGCTCGACGGCACGGCGTTCAGCCTCGACATCAAAGGCGTCGGGGCCGACGCGGCGGGCAACGTGACGATCGCCGGCCTCTTCACCACCCGCGAAGTCGACGACGCGCCCCTCCCGGTCGACTTCGATCCCGGCCCCGGCGTGACCGCGCTCGCAGGCACCGGCGACACGAACGAGGACGTCGGCTTCGTCGCCAGCTACGACGCCGACGGCAATCTCCGATGGGCCTTCGAGCTCATCGCCATCACCACCTTCCAGGACCTCTCCAGTCGCGACGTCGGCGGCCACCTCGAAGGCCTCGCGGTGGACGCCGACGGAAACGTATACGTCACCGGCGAGATCTTCGGCCGCGTCGTCCCCGAGATCGGGATCACCACGACCGTCGAGCTCGACCCGCTCGGGGGCGGGTTCGAGACGACGGAGATGGGCGGGCTCGTCGCGAAGTACACCTCCGACGGCACGCTGGCATGGGCGCAGACGCTCGTGACCGCGGCGGGCGATGAGGGAGCGATGTCCTTCGCCGAGGGCGAGCGCCTCGCCGTCGACGCCGAGGGCCGCGTCTACGCCTCCGGCGAGTTCTCCTTCGGCCCCATCGACTTCGGCGGGATCGTGCTCAACTCCGGGGAAGACTTCGACCCCGATCTCTACCTCGTGCAGTACGACGCCGACGGGGCGGCGCAGTGGGCGTTCCCGCTCGGGAACGAAGGGGCTCGGTTTATCAACAGCGAGATGAAGGTGTCTCCCGACGGCGGCGTCCTCTGGACCGGCTACTTCCGCGGCACTGTTGACTTCGACCCCGGCGACGGCGACGCGACGCGCACCGCCCTGACCTACCCCACGGGCACCTCCTTCGACGATGTGTTCGCCGCGTACTACGACGAGGACGGCGCGCTGGAATGGGTCCGGCAGGTCAGCGGCGTCTTCAATCAGGAGGTGGTGAACTACTACCTCGACGCGACGGCCGAGGGCCGCGCGTTTCTCATCGGCGAGGCCTCGCCCGCCGAGCAGATCGAGCCGCCGGACGGCCCGCTCGTCGGCAACGGCGACGCCGTCGAGACGGTGCTCGTCGAGTACACCCTCGCCGAGGGCGCGCTCGAAACGCTCTACGTCACCGAGGACCCGCCGCCCAACGGCGACCGCTCGGACGTGCAGATCTACGGGATGGACATCGTGCCGAGTGGCAAGCTCTACCTCCTCGGCCTCGTGACGACGCTCAACAATGAGATCCCGTACGATTTCGACTACGGCGGCGGCGAGACGACGCTCCCGATCGACGGCACCGGCCTCTTCCTCGCGCGCTACGACGCCACGATGACGCCCGTCGCGGGCGAGGACGGCCCGGCGCCAGCGTCGTCGTTCGCCCTCTCGCGGCCGTACCCGAATCCGGCGCGGCAGGCCCTCGTCACGCTCGGCATCGATGCGGCGCAGACGGTCCGCATCGCCCTCTTCGACGTGCTCGGCCGCCGGGTGCGGACGCTCCACGACGGCCCGCTCGCTCCGGGCGAGCACGCGGTGGAGATCGACGGGGCCGGGCTGCCGAGCGGGGTGTACTTCGTCCGCGCGGCGGGCGAGGGCATAAGTCGGAGCGTGCCGGTGACGCTGCTTCGGTGA
- a CDS encoding T9SS type A sorting domain-containing protein, translating to MRYAPLLFALVLAPAALAQPCDPAQTDDACPDTTDWHRYFPLEVGNIWQYEDGRMTGEPVTFSSWAIVGQTEVAGQAYFEFEQCDEAADGSAVCADPLLLRYDEEHELIVRRTDDGDAWWDVLPCRLGTPFNTGGGLGEPNECTGPASGFTPVLVEGAYGAVVDVPPDEVAGDTRKSFEMYPGTGPEMYAGLGVTQYFYDLVGEPMRLVYAHVGGEQVGTPAFASCDPSEAGTVVCPDTTDWRRYLPLEVGNAWQYRVRPPVQSNYEHGTEIVGETEIDGEPYFLARRCTKPLFDDLTCTSPFPIRYDEASRKVVRRGVNTNSGEVVFSPFQVSDYEVLPCPLDAPFGESVQECTFFAGVPYLVSGVYGAGYGGIGDTQKEFDDLLQGVITLVAGLGPVSANNIDTDTWEDILYARIGGEEVGTPAFVFPTAGEPIAAQPTATAFTTVFPNPARGPVQAQYALGAAQAVTLELIDLLGRRVRSEEVGRQAAGIHDVRLDMGGLRAGLYVLRLRGDAGAEATRRVVVL from the coding sequence ATGCGATACGCTCCGCTCCTCTTCGCCCTCGTCCTCGCGCCCGCCGCACTCGCACAGCCCTGCGATCCCGCACAGACTGACGACGCCTGCCCGGACACGACGGATTGGCACCGCTACTTTCCGCTCGAAGTCGGCAACATCTGGCAGTACGAGGACGGGAGGATGACCGGCGAGCCGGTCACGTTCTCGAGCTGGGCAATTGTCGGTCAGACCGAAGTAGCCGGTCAGGCTTACTTCGAGTTCGAACAGTGCGACGAGGCCGCGGACGGCTCGGCGGTCTGCGCCGATCCCCTGTTGCTCCGCTACGACGAGGAACACGAGCTGATCGTCCGGCGCACCGACGACGGCGACGCGTGGTGGGACGTGCTGCCCTGCAGGCTCGGCACCCCGTTCAACACTGGCGGCGGTCTCGGCGAGCCGAATGAATGCACCGGCCCGGCGTCGGGGTTCACGCCGGTCCTGGTTGAGGGCGCCTACGGAGCCGTGGTGGACGTGCCCCCCGACGAAGTCGCCGGAGACACGCGCAAGAGCTTCGAGATGTATCCCGGTACCGGACCCGAGATGTACGCCGGGCTCGGCGTCACCCAGTATTTCTATGACTTGGTGGGCGAGCCGATGCGGCTGGTCTACGCGCACGTCGGCGGCGAGCAGGTCGGCACGCCCGCCTTCGCCTCGTGCGACCCGTCGGAGGCGGGCACCGTCGTGTGCCCCGACACGACGGACTGGCGGCGCTACCTCCCGCTCGAAGTCGGCAACGCATGGCAGTACCGCGTGAGGCCACCCGTCCAGTCGAACTACGAACACGGGACGGAGATCGTGGGGGAGACCGAGATCGATGGCGAGCCCTACTTCCTCGCTCGCCGATGCACGAAGCCGTTGTTCGACGATCTGACGTGCACAAGCCCGTTCCCGATCCGCTACGACGAGGCCAGCCGGAAGGTGGTGCGACGTGGCGTCAATACCAACAGCGGGGAGGTCGTCTTCAGTCCGTTCCAAGTGAGTGACTATGAGGTACTGCCGTGTCCGCTCGATGCCCCTTTCGGTGAGAGCGTGCAGGAATGCACGTTCTTCGCTGGGGTCCCGTACCTGGTCTCCGGAGTGTACGGCGCAGGCTACGGGGGGATCGGCGACACGCAGAAGGAGTTCGACGACCTGCTCCAGGGCGTCATCACGCTCGTAGCCGGACTCGGCCCTGTCAGCGCGAATAACATCGACACCGACACTTGGGAGGATATCCTGTACGCCCGGATCGGTGGGGAGGAGGTCGGCACGCCCGCGTTCGTCTTCCCGACGGCCGGAGAACCTATTGCAGCGCAACCCACCGCCACGGCGTTCACGACGGTCTTCCCCAACCCCGCGCGCGGCCCCGTGCAAGCGCAGTACGCCCTCGGCGCGGCGCAGGCAGTGACGCTCGAACTCATCGACCTGCTCGGGCGGCGGGTGCGCTCGGAAGAGGTGGGACGGCAGGCGGCGGGGATCCACGACGTTCGGCTCGACATGGGCGGGCTGCGGGCGGGGCTTTACGTCCTCCGTCTCCGCGGCGACGCCGGGGCCGAGGCCACGCGGCGCGTCGTCGTCCTCTGA
- a CDS encoding DoxX family protein, which produces MKPYHHFLIGGDGGASVVADAGLLVLRLMAGLALAFAHGTGKIPPSAGFIEGVEALGFPAPAFFGWAAGIAELVGGVCLAVGLLTRPASVLIAFTMAVAFFLRHADDPFATKEKAFLFGGIALLFIFVGAGRFSLDSFLRGRASKHTVSRYAR; this is translated from the coding sequence ATGAAACCCTACCACCACTTCCTGATCGGCGGCGACGGCGGCGCCTCCGTCGTCGCCGACGCTGGCCTCCTCGTCCTCCGGCTGATGGCCGGGCTCGCGCTCGCGTTCGCGCACGGCACCGGCAAAATTCCCCCCTCCGCTGGGTTCATCGAGGGTGTCGAAGCGCTGGGGTTCCCTGCGCCGGCCTTCTTCGGGTGGGCGGCCGGCATCGCCGAGCTCGTCGGCGGCGTGTGCCTCGCGGTGGGGCTCCTCACGCGGCCCGCGTCCGTGCTCATCGCGTTCACGATGGCCGTCGCCTTCTTCCTTCGCCACGCCGATGATCCGTTCGCTACAAAGGAGAAAGCGTTCCTCTTCGGCGGCATCGCCCTCCTCTTCATCTTCGTCGGTGCGGGCCGTTTCAGCCTCGATTCGTTCCTCCGGGGGCGGGCGTCGAAGCACACGGTAAGCAGGTACGCGCGGTAG